One region of Flavobacterium lipolyticum genomic DNA includes:
- the dnaX gene encoding DNA polymerase III subunit gamma/tau — protein sequence MEQFVVSARKYRPQTFKDVVGQKAITNTLLNAIDSNHLASALLFTGPRGVGKTTCARILARKINQPGYDDPNEDFAFNVFELDAASNNSVDDIRNLIDQVRIPPQTGQYKVYIIDEVHMLSSAAFNAFLKTLEEPPKHAIFILATTEKHKIIPTILSRCQIFDFKRITVKDAKEHLADVAASQGINFEDDALHIIAQKADGAMRDALSIFDRVVSYCGTNLTRQAVTENLNVLDYETYISITDLLLENKIPDLLLAYNDILAKGFDGHHFIAGLASHFRDLLVSKTPATIALLEVGEQAQQMYGVQAQKCSQDFLLKGIDIANDCDLKYKLSQNQRLLVELCLMQLASINFDGEKKKLSNS from the coding sequence ATGGAACAATTTGTAGTATCGGCACGTAAATATCGTCCACAAACATTTAAAGATGTAGTGGGACAGAAAGCCATTACCAACACTTTGTTGAATGCTATTGACAGCAATCACCTTGCTTCTGCTCTTTTATTCACCGGACCGCGTGGTGTTGGAAAAACAACCTGTGCACGTATCCTGGCCCGTAAAATAAACCAGCCCGGATATGATGATCCAAACGAAGATTTTGCTTTTAACGTTTTTGAGTTAGATGCCGCTTCCAACAACTCTGTTGATGATATTCGTAATCTGATTGATCAGGTTAGAATCCCACCGCAAACCGGACAATATAAAGTGTACATCATTGACGAGGTCCACATGTTGTCTTCTGCAGCTTTCAATGCTTTTCTTAAAACATTGGAAGAACCACCAAAACATGCTATTTTTATTCTGGCTACCACAGAGAAACATAAAATTATACCAACGATTTTATCTCGTTGTCAGATTTTTGATTTCAAAAGAATTACGGTAAAAGATGCTAAAGAACATTTAGCTGACGTTGCTGCAAGTCAGGGAATCAATTTTGAAGACGATGCCTTGCACATTATTGCTCAAAAGGCTGATGGCGCAATGCGTGATGCCTTATCAATTTTTGACCGTGTGGTTTCGTATTGTGGAACGAACTTAACACGTCAGGCGGTAACCGAAAACCTAAACGTTTTAGATTACGAGACTTACATTAGTATCACCGATTTACTTTTAGAAAATAAAATTCCGGATCTTTTACTGGCGTACAACGATATCCTTGCGAAAGGTTTCGATGGACATCATTTTATTGCCGGACTGGCTTCGCATTTCAGAGATTTACTGGTCAGTAAAACTCCTGCAACAATTGCTTTACTTGAAGTAGGCGAACAGGCGCAGCAAATGTATGGTGTTCAGGCGCAAAAATGTTCACAGGATTTTCTACTCAAAGGCATTGACATTGCTAACGACTGCGATTTAAAATACAAACTAAGTCAAAACCAACGTCTTTTGGTTGAACTGTGTTTGATGCAATTGGCCTCTATCAATTTTGATGGAGAAAAAAAAAAGTTGAGCAATTCATAA
- a CDS encoding TMEM175 family protein: MNKTRLEAFSDGVLAIIMTIMILEIKVPAGHEFADLKPLIPKFLSYVLSFVYVGIYWNNHHYLIHSLGKVNGKILWANLHLLFWLSLIPVATGWMGEHNFAKASMALYGTVLLLCSIAYFILQRIIIINEGANSTLAKAIGRDLKGHTSSVLYIFGIVFSFYNEWISGAAYFIVALLWLIPDKRIEKVFASKN; this comes from the coding sequence ATGAATAAAACCAGACTTGAGGCTTTTAGTGATGGTGTTTTGGCTATTATTATGACCATTATGATTTTAGAAATTAAAGTACCGGCAGGTCATGAATTCGCCGATTTAAAACCGCTAATTCCTAAATTTCTAAGTTATGTTCTGAGTTTTGTTTATGTGGGTATTTACTGGAACAATCACCATTATTTAATTCATAGCCTGGGTAAGGTAAATGGAAAAATTCTTTGGGCCAACTTGCATTTGCTTTTTTGGCTTTCCCTAATTCCTGTTGCAACTGGTTGGATGGGCGAACATAACTTTGCCAAAGCATCGATGGCTTTGTATGGAACTGTATTGCTTTTATGCTCCATTGCTTATTTTATTTTGCAACGCATTATAATTATCAATGAAGGAGCAAATTCGACATTGGCAAAAGCGATAGGGCGTGATTTAAAAGGACATACTTCTTCTGTTTTGTATATTTTTGGAATCGTATTTTCGTTTTATAACGAGTGGATTTCAGGTGCAGCTTATTTTATTGTTGCTTTATTATGGCTCATTCCGGACAAAAGGATAGAGAAAGTTTTTGCCTCTAAAAATTAA
- a CDS encoding Crp/Fnr family transcriptional regulator yields the protein MKSVFQSIKNLPQEILDQLDDLITVRKLKKGDFLLREDQVCSEIVLIKKGILRSFFFNHQGNEITNCFAFENEFMGSFSSFITQKVAEENIQALTDTEIEVISKDGIEKLYQSSIYWQEVGREIAEMEYVALQKRMVSFQKLSGTQRYEELYQNHKNYIQLIPLQYLASYLGVTPRHLSRIRKAIL from the coding sequence ATGAAATCAGTTTTTCAATCCATTAAGAATTTACCGCAGGAAATATTAGATCAGTTGGATGATTTAATTACAGTCCGAAAACTTAAAAAAGGTGATTTTTTATTGAGAGAAGATCAGGTTTGTAGTGAAATTGTATTGATCAAAAAAGGAATTTTAAGATCCTTCTTTTTCAATCACCAAGGCAATGAGATTACCAATTGTTTTGCTTTTGAAAACGAATTTATGGGATCGTTTTCGAGTTTTATTACACAAAAAGTTGCTGAAGAAAATATTCAGGCACTCACCGATACTGAAATTGAAGTCATCAGTAAAGATGGGATAGAGAAACTGTATCAATCCAGTATTTATTGGCAGGAAGTGGGTCGTGAAATTGCAGAAATGGAGTATGTGGCGTTGCAAAAAAGAATGGTTTCTTTTCAAAAATTATCAGGGACTCAGCGCTATGAAGAACTTTATCAAAATCATAAAAATTATATTCAGCTGATTCCGCTTCAATATCTGGCCTCTTATCTGGGGGTTACTCCAAGGCATCTAAGTCGAATTCGCAAAGCAATTTTATAG
- a CDS encoding NIPSNAP family protein, which translates to MKLFFSTLLLVTTFIVKSQTAASDKPVYQLRIYEIFESNKNQFHERFRDHAMRIMMKYNFKITSIWESKSDKKTEFVYFLEWPDETTMKKAWEGFKSDPEWIAIKKEFTAKYGNVVGNIEDRILTKTDYSPK; encoded by the coding sequence ATGAAATTATTTTTTTCGACTTTGCTTTTGGTTACCACATTTATTGTGAAATCTCAAACTGCAGCTTCAGACAAGCCGGTTTATCAACTGCGTATTTATGAGATTTTTGAGTCCAATAAAAATCAGTTCCATGAACGGTTTCGCGATCACGCCATGCGTATCATGATGAAGTATAATTTTAAGATCACCTCCATCTGGGAATCCAAATCGGACAAAAAAACAGAGTTTGTTTATTTTCTGGAATGGCCGGACGAAACTACTATGAAAAAAGCCTGGGAAGGTTTTAAAAGTGATCCGGAATGGATAGCGATTAAAAAAGAATTTACAGCAAAATATGGTAATGTAGTGGGGAATATTGAAGACCGGATTTTGACAAAGACGGACTATTCTCCAAAATGA
- a CDS encoding choice-of-anchor L domain-containing protein — protein MKTKTTLQEVGNFIKCGTYFFPFHKNAQQDAFSKISLKSFLILILGLALYSSAVVAQEIPVRYGNTLPYSKATSKTAKTAASTEAVSALAAVAGSIDVANSSTGYNAYSADQLVRNILTSGCLTISNVRFGYYRNNNNTWTWVNHTWSATAGDRQLGYFSKGTSTFPIDEGLLLSTGKISSAMGPNTYTNKSDEMVNEANDQDLSAISGRTMRDASILEFNFIPDGNLVEFKFVFASEEYLEYVNTQFNDAFGFFLSGPGITGTYTNNAINLAQLPNGDAVTINNIHSAGTNVNNVAFPAVNDSYYVNNPPASTTMEYDGSTVVLTATYAVTPGQNYKIKMAIADASDQKWDAGVFLKAKSFATNTLVITNPAPVCVNGTANLTLPAVTAGSTSGLTYTYWQDAAATIPYNTPTAAPVGTYYIKGQNTQSGCSDTKPVVVSQTNIVITETAASHVDVKCKGGTTGSATVTASGGSTPYTYSWNTTPVQTSATASNLAAGTYTVTATDSKGCTGTKQIIITEPAAALTATTSQTNVACNAGTTGSATVTPAGGTTPYTYSWNTTPVQTSATASNLAAGTYTVTIKDANLCTITKTFTITEPTAITATTSQTNVLCKSGTTGSATVTPTGGTGAYTYSWSPSGGSAATASNLAAGTYTVTIKDANLCTITKTFTITEPAAALTATTSQTNVLCKSDATGSATVTPAGGTGAYTYSWSPSGGSAATASNLAAGTYTVTIKDANLCTITKTFTITEPSTALTATTSQTNVLCKSDATGSATVTVSGGTGAYTYSWAPSGGSAATASNLAAGTYTVTIKDANLCTITKTFTITEPSAALTATTSQTNVLCKSDATGSATVTVSGGTGAYTYSWAPSGGSAATASNLAAGTYTVTIKDANLCTITKTFTITEPAAALTATTSQTNVLCKSDATGSATVTVSGGTGAYTYSWAPSGGSAATASNLAAGTYTVTIKDANLCTITKTFTITEPAAALTATTSQTNASCNSGATGSATVT, from the coding sequence ATGAAAACTAAAACTACTCTACAAGAAGTGGGAAATTTCATTAAATGTGGTACCTATTTTTTCCCGTTTCACAAAAATGCTCAACAAGATGCCTTTTCCAAAATTAGTTTAAAATCATTTTTAATTTTAATTTTAGGATTAGCCCTGTATTCTTCGGCAGTTGTTGCTCAGGAAATCCCTGTTAGATATGGAAATACTCTTCCATATAGCAAGGCAACCTCAAAGACAGCAAAAACAGCAGCTTCTACAGAGGCCGTTAGTGCACTGGCAGCTGTTGCCGGCTCTATTGATGTCGCCAATTCCTCAACAGGTTATAATGCTTATAGTGCGGATCAACTTGTTCGCAATATCTTAACCTCTGGCTGTTTGACCATAAGTAATGTTCGTTTCGGTTATTACAGAAATAACAACAACACCTGGACCTGGGTCAACCATACCTGGTCTGCCACTGCTGGAGACCGCCAATTGGGTTATTTCAGCAAGGGAACCTCAACTTTTCCTATCGACGAAGGGCTTCTTTTATCAACAGGTAAAATTAGTTCTGCCATGGGTCCGAATACGTATACCAACAAATCGGATGAGATGGTAAATGAAGCAAATGATCAGGATTTGAGTGCCATCTCTGGTAGAACGATGCGTGATGCTTCTATATTAGAATTCAATTTTATTCCGGATGGAAATCTAGTAGAATTCAAATTCGTTTTTGCATCGGAAGAATATCTGGAATATGTAAACACACAATTTAATGATGCCTTTGGATTCTTTTTAAGTGGTCCTGGAATTACCGGAACCTATACCAACAACGCGATCAATCTTGCGCAATTGCCAAACGGTGATGCCGTAACCATAAACAACATACACTCTGCCGGAACCAATGTAAACAATGTTGCGTTTCCTGCTGTAAACGATTCATACTATGTAAACAACCCTCCTGCTTCTACAACCATGGAATATGACGGCTCAACAGTTGTTCTTACTGCTACTTATGCTGTTACGCCTGGACAAAATTATAAAATAAAAATGGCTATCGCCGACGCATCAGATCAAAAATGGGATGCCGGTGTATTTTTAAAAGCAAAAAGTTTTGCTACAAACACTTTGGTTATCACTAATCCTGCGCCTGTATGTGTAAATGGGACTGCAAACCTTACTTTACCAGCCGTTACCGCAGGAAGTACTTCAGGGCTCACTTACACCTATTGGCAAGATGCAGCTGCTACTATTCCGTACAATACCCCAACTGCAGCGCCAGTAGGAACTTATTACATTAAAGGTCAAAACACACAATCCGGTTGTTCTGATACAAAACCCGTTGTTGTAAGTCAAACTAACATTGTGATAACAGAAACTGCCGCTTCTCATGTTGACGTAAAATGTAAAGGAGGAACAACAGGTTCTGCAACGGTAACTGCTTCGGGAGGAAGCACGCCTTATACCTACTCCTGGAATACAACTCCGGTACAAACCTCAGCAACGGCTTCTAACTTGGCTGCCGGAACTTACACTGTAACCGCTACTGATTCTAAAGGATGTACCGGTACCAAACAAATCATTATTACAGAGCCGGCTGCTGCCTTAACCGCTACCACATCACAAACTAATGTGGCCTGTAATGCCGGAACAACAGGTTCTGCAACGGTAACTCCTGCCGGAGGAACTACGCCTTATACCTACTCCTGGAACACAACTCCAGTACAAACCTCAGCAACAGCTTCTAACTTAGCTGCCGGAACTTATACAGTAACCATTAAAGACGCCAATCTTTGTACGATTACTAAAACTTTCACAATCACAGAACCAACAGCAATAACGGCTACTACTTCGCAAACCAACGTACTTTGTAAATCAGGTACAACAGGTTCTGCAACGGTAACACCTACCGGAGGAACCGGAGCATACACCTACTCTTGGTCACCATCTGGAGGATCTGCCGCAACCGCTTCTAACTTAGCTGCCGGAACGTATACTGTGACGATTAAAGATGCCAATCTTTGTACCATCACTAAAACTTTTACCATCACTGAACCTGCAGCTGCTTTAACCGCAACTACTTCGCAAACCAACGTGCTTTGTAAATCAGATGCAACGGGATCTGCGACAGTTACACCTGCAGGAGGCACAGGAGCTTATACTTATTCCTGGTCACCATCGGGAGGATCAGCCGCTACGGCTTCAAACTTAGCAGCCGGAACGTATACCGTGACGATTAAAGATGCTAATCTGTGTACGATTACTAAAACTTTTACTATCACAGAACCTTCAACTGCATTAACGGCAACTACTTCACAAACCAACGTACTTTGTAAATCAGATGCAACGGGGTCTGCAACAGTAACCGTTTCAGGAGGAACAGGAGCCTATACGTATTCCTGGGCACCATCCGGGGGATCAGCCGCTACGGCTTCAAACTTAGCTGCCGGAACTTATACGGTAACGATTAAAGATGCAAATCTTTGTACCATCACTAAAACTTTTACCATCACCGAGCCTTCAGCTGCTTTAACCGCAACCACTTCGCAAACCAACGTACTTTGTAAATCAGATGCAACAGGATCTGCAACGGTAACAGTTTCCGGAGGAACAGGAGCCTATACTTACTCTTGGGCACCATCAGGGGGATCAGCAGCAACGGCTTCAAACTTAGCTGCCGGAACGTATACTGTGACGATTAAAGATGCTAATCTTTGTACCATCACTAAAACTTTTACCATCACTGAACCTGCAGCTGCTCTAACGGCTACTACTTCACAAACCAACGTACTTTGTAAATCAGATGCAACAGGATCTGCAACAGTAACAGTTTCAGGAGGAACCGGAGCCTATACGTATTCCTGGGCACCATCCGGGGGATCTGCAGCAACCGCTTCTAACTTAGCTGCCGGAACGTATACCGTGACGATTAAAGATGCTAATCTGTGTACCATCACTAAAACGTTTACCATCACTGAACCTGCAGCTGCATTAACGGCTACCACTTCGCAAACCAACGCGTCTTGTAATTCAGGAGCAACAGGGTCTGCAACAGTAACC
- a CDS encoding Ppx/GppA phosphatase family protein — protein sequence MINIRKFAAIDIGSNAMRLLISNVVEQDGKEPQFNKSSLVRVPIRLGQDAFTVGEISAENIDRMVDAMKAFNLLMKVHKVERYMAFATSAMREAYNAKEVVALIKKKADIKIEVIDGKKEAAIIASTDLHHLLKTDETYLFVDVGGGSTEFTLFSDGKMINSRSFKAGTVRLLNNMVHDVVWDEIEKWIKTNTADYEEVTLIGSGGNINKLFKMSGKQQEKPLSYIYINSQYAFLNSLSYEQRIAELGLNSDRADVIIHATRIYLNAMKWSGARQIYVPKIGLSDGIVKAMYYGKI from the coding sequence ATGATTAATATAAGGAAATTTGCAGCGATAGATATTGGATCGAATGCCATGAGGCTTCTGATATCGAATGTTGTAGAACAAGATGGAAAAGAACCCCAATTTAACAAAAGTTCGCTTGTTCGTGTGCCAATTCGTTTGGGACAAGATGCCTTTACCGTAGGAGAAATTTCAGCAGAAAATATAGACCGAATGGTGGATGCCATGAAAGCATTCAACCTTTTGATGAAAGTACATAAAGTAGAACGTTATATGGCGTTCGCAACTTCGGCAATGCGCGAGGCCTATAATGCGAAGGAAGTTGTGGCACTAATCAAGAAAAAAGCCGATATAAAAATAGAAGTTATTGACGGTAAAAAAGAAGCCGCAATTATTGCTTCGACCGATTTACATCATCTCCTAAAAACAGATGAAACTTATCTTTTTGTGGATGTGGGTGGTGGAAGTACCGAGTTTACCTTATTTTCTGACGGAAAAATGATCAATTCGAGATCTTTTAAAGCCGGAACCGTTCGTTTGTTAAATAATATGGTGCACGATGTAGTTTGGGATGAAATCGAAAAATGGATCAAAACCAATACCGCTGATTATGAAGAAGTGACCCTGATTGGTTCGGGTGGAAACATCAATAAACTGTTTAAAATGTCCGGGAAACAGCAGGAAAAACCACTTTCGTACATTTATATCAATTCACAATATGCTTTTCTGAACTCCTTAAGTTATGAGCAAAGAATCGCCGAATTGGGATTAAACTCAGATCGTGCCGACGTAATTATTCACGCTACCAGAATTTATCTGAATGCTATGAAATGGAGTGGTGCACGCCAGATTTACGTTCCTAAAATCGGACTTTCTGACGGAATCGTAAAAGCGATGTATTACGGTAAGATTTAG
- the ppk1 gene encoding polyphosphate kinase 1 — translation MYEQKYIDREKSWLAFNARVLQEAGDNSVPLLDRLRFVGIFSNNLDEFFRVRYAAIRRLSLSGISGEKYLGGVSAHQLIKDITEIVIQQQSESLRILGNIEAELEAENIFIINEDQITRDQESYLKDFFVQKLSPELVTIILNDLAEFPVLKDTLGYLAVRLEMNTNDEVRYAVIEIPKTINRFVVLPSEDDKQYVILIDDVIRYNLKNIFNIFDYKSVSAHMIKITRDAQLDIDSDLSKSMLEKIASSVKDRRIGEPVRFIYDNLIEEDTLRFFLDKMKIVETDSIIPGGRYHNRRDYMSFPNLGRYDLLYKPNEPLPIPGLSLEGSILEKISKKDYLLHAPYQSFSYLTKFLREAALDPKVTSIKITLYRLAKNSQIISSLINAAKNGKKVTVQIELQARFDEASNISYAEQMQTEGIDLIFGIKGLKVHSKICVIERVEEGKTRRYGFISTGNFNESTAKIYTDVTLFTCHQQILKDISKIFEFFDINYRVHRYKHLIVSPHYTRTKFIKLIDREILHALAGRKTHIKLKMNSLSDFKMIDKLYEASNAGVKIQLQVRGICSLIPGIPGMSENIEAISIVDNYLEHSRVYIFGNAGLTEVYISSADFMTRNLDGRVEVTCPIYDLQIKKELIDNFNIAWKGNVKVRYHSYKLDNKYKPRNHHAPFRAQLETYKYYQNKITVQEEVV, via the coding sequence GTGTACGAACAGAAATATATCGATAGAGAAAAAAGTTGGTTAGCGTTTAATGCAAGAGTACTTCAGGAAGCCGGAGATAATTCAGTTCCACTTTTAGACAGGTTGCGTTTTGTTGGAATTTTTTCAAACAATTTAGATGAATTTTTTAGAGTTCGTTATGCTGCAATTCGACGATTAAGCCTTTCAGGGATTTCCGGTGAAAAATATTTAGGTGGTGTTTCAGCGCACCAATTAATTAAAGATATTACCGAAATTGTTATTCAGCAGCAATCTGAAAGTTTGCGTATTTTGGGAAATATCGAAGCAGAACTGGAAGCCGAAAATATCTTTATTATCAATGAAGATCAAATTACAAGAGATCAGGAGAGCTATCTGAAAGACTTTTTTGTTCAGAAGTTAAGCCCTGAATTGGTAACCATCATCTTAAATGATCTGGCAGAATTTCCTGTTCTTAAAGATACCTTGGGATATTTGGCAGTTCGTCTGGAAATGAATACCAATGACGAAGTTCGCTATGCTGTTATCGAAATTCCTAAAACGATAAACAGGTTTGTAGTGCTGCCGTCAGAAGATGATAAACAATATGTGATACTGATTGATGATGTTATCCGTTACAATCTGAAAAACATATTCAATATTTTCGATTACAAAAGTGTTTCGGCACATATGATCAAAATTACGCGTGATGCCCAGTTGGATATCGACAGCGATTTGAGTAAAAGTATGCTTGAAAAAATTGCATCATCCGTAAAAGACAGAAGAATAGGAGAGCCCGTTCGTTTTATTTATGATAATTTGATTGAAGAAGATACATTGCGTTTCTTTTTGGATAAAATGAAAATCGTTGAAACCGATAGTATAATTCCGGGAGGGCGTTATCACAACAGACGTGATTATATGAGTTTTCCTAATTTAGGCCGATACGATTTACTGTACAAACCAAACGAACCTTTACCAATTCCGGGTTTGAGTCTGGAAGGAAGTATTTTAGAAAAGATCAGTAAAAAAGATTATCTTCTGCATGCCCCATACCAGTCATTTTCTTATCTGACAAAGTTTTTACGTGAAGCTGCCCTGGATCCAAAAGTTACCAGTATAAAAATCACTTTATACCGTTTGGCAAAAAACTCACAGATTATCAGTTCCTTGATTAATGCTGCGAAAAATGGTAAAAAAGTAACGGTTCAGATCGAACTTCAGGCACGATTTGATGAGGCATCGAATATTTCCTATGCCGAGCAAATGCAAACGGAAGGAATTGATTTGATTTTTGGAATTAAAGGTCTAAAAGTACACAGTAAAATTTGTGTGATCGAAAGAGTAGAAGAAGGAAAAACACGTCGTTACGGATTTATTTCAACCGGAAATTTTAACGAATCGACGGCTAAAATTTACACCGATGTAACCTTGTTTACCTGTCATCAGCAAATTCTGAAAGATATTTCTAAAATATTCGAGTTCTTTGATATCAATTACCGAGTGCACCGATACAAACATTTAATAGTATCCCCACATTATACCCGAACAAAATTTATCAAATTAATCGATCGTGAAATTTTGCACGCGCTGGCTGGTAGAAAAACACATATTAAATTAAAAATGAACAGTTTGTCCGATTTTAAAATGATCGATAAATTGTATGAAGCCAGTAATGCGGGAGTTAAGATTCAACTTCAGGTAAGAGGGATTTGTTCGCTAATTCCGGGAATTCCGGGAATGAGTGAAAATATTGAAGCAATAAGTATCGTTGATAACTATCTGGAACATTCAAGGGTTTATATTTTTGGAAATGCCGGATTGACCGAAGTATACATTTCATCAGCCGATTTTATGACTAGAAATCTTGACGGAAGAGTCGAAGTTACTTGTCCAATTTATGATCTTCAAATAAAGAAAGAACTAATAGATAATTTTAATATTGCGTGGAAAGGGAATGTCAAAGTGAGATATCATTCCTATAAACTGGATAATAAATACAAGCCTAGAAACCATCACGCTCCATTTAGAGCACAGTTAGAAACGTATAAGTACTATCAGAATAAAATAACAGTTCAGGAAGAAGTGGTGTAG
- a CDS encoding DNA polymerase III produces MLLQWNKYAQRLGDKGHKIMQSLLLINDPKLNGTVITFELPNEGSKLDFEGQMYGLLGHLKGHLHNHDITIEAHVNETIQIKRSLNDQDRYNRFLEINPNIELLRSTFGLDLPS; encoded by the coding sequence ATGTTGCTGCAATGGAACAAATATGCTCAGCGTTTGGGTGATAAAGGTCATAAAATTATGCAGTCTTTATTGTTGATCAATGACCCTAAATTAAACGGAACAGTAATTACGTTTGAATTACCCAACGAAGGTTCTAAACTGGATTTTGAAGGTCAGATGTATGGGCTTTTAGGGCATTTAAAAGGTCATTTACACAATCATGATATTACCATTGAGGCTCATGTTAATGAAACCATTCAAATTAAACGCAGTCTTAACGATCAGGACCGATACAATCGCTTTCTGGAAATCAACCCAAACATCGAACTTTTACGTTCAACATTTGGATTGGATTTACCTTCTTAA
- a CDS encoding SixA phosphatase family protein, which yields MKNLILIRHAKSSWEAPLKDFDRPLMKKGILDAHDVSSTILEFLPKTYIMWSSTAARALETALIFAQNISYPLESIIFKDDLYTFDDRQLEKVIKSCDNSFESVILFGHNEAITNFVNKFGDVFIENVPTSGFVSLQFDAESWDSIHKGKTHKTIFPKDLK from the coding sequence ATGAAAAACTTAATTTTAATACGCCATGCAAAATCAAGTTGGGAAGCTCCGTTAAAAGATTTCGATAGACCTTTAATGAAAAAAGGCATTTTAGACGCACACGATGTATCGTCTACAATTTTAGAGTTTCTTCCTAAAACTTATATAATGTGGAGTAGTACTGCTGCAAGGGCTCTGGAAACAGCGCTCATTTTTGCACAGAATATTTCATATCCTCTCGAAAGTATCATTTTTAAAGACGACCTTTATACCTTTGATGACAGACAACTCGAAAAAGTTATCAAATCATGTGATAATAGTTTTGAAAGCGTTATTCTTTTTGGACATAACGAGGCTATTACAAATTTTGTTAATAAATTTGGGGATGTTTTTATCGAAAATGTACCTACGTCAGGCTTTGTATCACTACAGTTTGATGCCGAAAGCTGGGACAGCATTCATAAAGGTAAAACTCATAAAACAATTTTCCCCAAAGATTTAAAATAG
- a CDS encoding NAD(P)H-dependent oxidoreductase yields MGKNILIINGHPNPSSFNFAIAESYFKGAIASKATVDTITIAKLDFNPNLQFGYQKRIELEPDLLASWEKIKKADHLVWIHPVWWGGLPAITKGFIDRLFLPGMAFQYRENSVWWDKLLKGKTAHIITTLDQPGWYYRLFYGRPSVNQLKKATLEFCGIKPVKVSYIGIIKTADETQRKKWLQKVYDWGLLTK; encoded by the coding sequence ATGGGAAAAAATATTCTTATCATCAACGGTCATCCAAACCCATCTAGTTTTAATTTTGCGATTGCAGAATCTTATTTTAAAGGGGCAATCGCTTCGAAAGCCACAGTGGATACAATTACAATTGCAAAGCTGGATTTTAATCCGAATTTGCAATTTGGCTATCAAAAACGTATCGAGCTGGAGCCTGATCTTCTGGCGTCTTGGGAGAAGATTAAAAAGGCAGACCATTTAGTTTGGATTCATCCGGTTTGGTGGGGTGGTTTGCCGGCAATTACTAAAGGATTTATTGATCGTTTGTTTTTACCGGGGATGGCTTTTCAATATCGGGAAAATTCGGTTTGGTGGGACAAATTATTAAAAGGAAAAACCGCGCATATTATAACCACTTTAGATCAGCCCGGCTGGTATTACAGATTGTTTTACGGAAGACCAAGTGTTAACCAGCTTAAAAAAGCTACACTCGAATTTTGTGGGATCAAGCCGGTAAAAGTGAGTTATATCGGAATTATAAAAACAGCCGATGAAACGCAAAGAAAAAAATGGCTTCAAAAAGTATACGATTGGGGATTGCTTACGAAATAG
- a CDS encoding nuclear transport factor 2 family protein: MKNYLLVIVFAFFSSALQAQTAQDSLDIKRVALAYIEAQHHPNPKLMESALHPRLVKRSVFRSKAAQKDYISEYFAENMVILAETYNAKGDKFPKNPRKEIKLLDVSARTASVKLLADAWIDYMHIVKTNGEWKIINVLWQYNDVTQHE, encoded by the coding sequence ATGAAAAACTATTTATTGGTAATTGTATTTGCATTTTTTTCGTCTGCTCTTCAGGCACAAACCGCTCAGGATTCGCTTGATATCAAACGTGTGGCTTTGGCTTACATCGAGGCGCAACACCATCCAAATCCTAAATTGATGGAAAGTGCTTTGCATCCCAGATTGGTAAAACGATCTGTCTTTAGAAGCAAAGCCGCTCAGAAAGATTATATTTCAGAATACTTTGCAGAGAATATGGTGATTCTTGCGGAAACGTATAATGCGAAGGGAGACAAATTCCCGAAAAACCCCAGAAAGGAAATAAAGTTATTGGATGTTTCGGCACGAACAGCATCAGTAAAATTACTGGCCGATGCCTGGATTGATTACATGCATATTGTAAAAACCAATGGGGAATGGAAAATCATAAATGTGCTTTGGCAGTACAATGATGTGACGCAGCATGAGTAG